Proteins found in one Phoenix dactylifera cultivar Barhee BC4 unplaced genomic scaffold, palm_55x_up_171113_PBpolish2nd_filt_p 000388F, whole genome shotgun sequence genomic segment:
- the LOC120105887 gene encoding peptidyl-prolyl cis-trans isomerase Pin1-like: MASEEQVRASHILIKHEGSRRKASWKDPDGRIISATTRDAAVRQLHALRDDILAGKVRFEDVAARHSDCSSAKRGGDLGCFGRGQMQKPFEEATFALKVGEMSNIVDTDSGIHIILRTG; this comes from the exons atggcATCAGAGGAGCAGGTGAGGGCGTCTCACATCCTGATAAAGCACGAGGGGTCGCGGCGGAAGGCCTCCTGGAAGGATCCCGACGGCCGCATCATCTCCGCCACCACCAGGGACGCGGCCGTCCGCCAGCTCCACGCCCTCCGCGACGACATCCTCGCCGGCAAGGTCCGCTTCGAGGACGTCGCTGCCCGCCACTCCGACTGCAGCTCCGCCAAGCGCGGCGGCGATCTTG GTTGTTTTGGGAGGGGACAGATGCAGAAACCCTTTGAAGAAGCTACCTTTGCCCTCAAAGTGGGTGAGATGAGCAACATTGTGGACACAGACAGTGGCATTCATATCATCCTGCGAACTGGTTGA
- the LOC120105886 gene encoding protein IQ-DOMAIN 32-like isoform X2: MTNNFDSGKDSPLPESPPILEEINEKPLLSAAVNSEVADTVYLSVPQSPPGLEQTNETPPIPAVIVPEVSDVLLAAEVTTTIDNNFQEDVVTVIQAAIRRYLAQKELERRKNLVKLQAAVRGHLVRRQAVGTLRCVQAIIKMQALVRARHAHRLEEKFAAGEKLDEKIQINSGMKSDTAYTSTEKLLSNAFARLLLELMPKTKPIHVSCDPLRSDSSWKWLERWMVVMSSEIGQQQEFNLDKDNQGEKEKTNFAASRAVNTVPHTVASISSDSKSSPSKSAIAIEGKGDLIKEDSAEYEVHISVSISNQSNSFVAKDDQEQSQHESKTSSMIEENNESAASIEGEVDIIYENSAEYQIDVPVSIPNQEISSVAKKDQEQSQCESETSGMIEENMKSGGFEETFDSTTSQVPAQSDATSQSLLDNNSTKPGVDMENQKCVIEGATFEPLETQGKKCALKSRKELSPAFAAVQSKFEELSSASSASRSVAYVNRGAGVQSKLIHPRVDSLTKTEEHSMIENSISHGPVENSASECGTEISASSTSDLPERSGVDDRGIALKVGVLQKGNCNLTDGADSALNNEIMNSDAKFSRTESDVLWPQILKESDKNLSSTDATVDSKQEDQLPAESTTSSIQIQVDNLKDTQICSLSPEGSPRSHVTAPESHITPSSQISAKTKTRKAENNIHAQKQRSQWARKNSSSVPKNDSGARKSAEHLPKDAKNAKIHNSFGMAKPDHNDHEPRDSGSNTLPRYMQATESARAKVHDIISLKSSPNVHDKDDHMKKRHSLPIGDVKQDSSPHMQRSTPQAQQNLKTNSTHSPQNSAERRWQR; this comes from the exons ATGACTAATAACTTCGACTCTGGAAAGGATTCACCTCTTCCGGAAAGCCCGCCCATACTAGAAGAGATAAATGAAAAACCCCTATTATCAGCTGCAGTTAATTCAGAAGTAGCTGACACAGTATATTTGTCTGTGCCACAAAGCCCCCCTGGGCTAGAACAGACAAATGAAACACCTCCAATACCAGCTGTAATTGTTCCAGAAGTATCTGATGTGCTGCTTGCTGCTGAAGTTACAACCACCATTGATAACAATTTCCAGGAAGATGTTGTTACCGTCATCCAGGCTGCTATCAGGAGATACTTG GCTCAAAAAGAACTTGAAAGACGTAAGAATCTTGTCAAGTTGCAAGCTGCTGTACGTGGTCATCTTGTCAGGAGACAAGCTGTGGGAACTTTGCGATGTGTACAAGCCATTATCAAAATGCAAGCACTTGTGCGGGCTCGCCATGCACATCGGCTAGAGGAGAAGTTTGCTGCAGGAGAGAAGCTTGATGAGAAAATCCAG ATTAATAGTGGCATGAAATCAGATACAGCATATACTTCAACTGAGAAATTACTTTCCAATGCATTTGCTCGTCTG CTTTTGGAGTTGATGCCCAAGACAAAACCTATTCATGTCAGTTGTGATCCTTTGAGATCTGATTCATCATGGAAATGGTTGGAGAGGTGGATGGTTGTGATGTCTTCAGAAATAGGGCAGCAGCAGGAGTTTAATTTAGATAAAGATAAtcagggggagaaagaaaagaccAACTTTGCTGCTTCCAGAGCAGTAAACACTGTTCCTCACACTGTCGCCTCTATATCATCAGATTCAAAGTCATCTCCTAGTAAATCAGCAATAGCAATTGAAGGTAAAGGAGATTTAATAAAGGAAGATTCTGCTGAATACGAAGTTCATATTTCTGTATCCATTTCAAATCAAAGCAACAGTTTCGTAGCAAAAGATGACCAAGAACAGTCGCAGCACGAGAGTAAGACTTCAAGCATGATTGAAGAGAATAATGAATCTGCAGCATCAATTGAAGGTGAAGTAGATATAATATATGAAAATTCTGCTGAATATCAAATTGATGTTCCTGTATCTATTCCAAATCAAGAAATCAGCTCTGTAGCAAAAAAAGACCAAGAGCAGTCCCAGTGTGAGAGTGAGACTTCAGGCATGATAGAAGAGAATATGAAAAGTGGGGGGTTCGAGGAGACTTTTGATTCTACCACAAGTCAAGTACCAGCACAATCAGATGCAACTTCACAGTCCTTACTTGATAACAATTCCACCAAGCCTGGAGTTGACATGGAAAACCAGAAGTGTGTCATTGAAGGGGCAACCTTTGAACCACTGGAGACTCAAGGGAAAAAGTGTGCATTGAAGTCAAGAAAGGAACTTAGTCCAGCATTTGCTGCTGTACAATCAAAATTTGAGGAACTGAGCTCAGCTTCTAGTGCAAGCAGGTCTGTCGCTTATGTTAATCGAGGTGCTGGAGTTCAATCTAAACTAATTCATCCTCGAGTTGATTCTCTGACAAAGACTGAGGAGCATAGCATGATAGAAAACTCAATATCTCATGGTCCGGTTGAGAATTCTGCTTCGGAATGTGGCACTGAGATATCTGCCTCTTCTACATCTGACTTGCCAGAAAGATCTGGAGTTGATGACAGGGGTATTGCACTTAAAGTTGGAGTTTTACAGAAAGGAAATTGTAATTTGACTGATGGTGCTGATAGTGCGTTAAATAATGAAATTATGAATTCTGACGCAAAATTTAGTCGCACTGAGTCAGATGTGTTATGGCCACAAATACTTAAGGAAAGTGATAAAAATTTGTCAAGTACTGATGCTACTGTTGATTCAAAACAGGAGGATCAACTGCCAGCAGAGTCAACAACATCAAGCATTCAGATTCAAGTTGACAATCTGAAAGATACACAAATTTGTAGTTTATCACCAGAGGGTTCTCCCAGAAGCCATGTAACTGCTCCAGAGTCGCATATAACACCATCCAGCCAGATCTCAGCAAAAACTAAAACAAGAAAGGCAGAAAACAATATCCATGCTCAAAAGCAGAGATCTCAGTGGGCACGCAAGAACTCGTCATCAGTTCCAAAGAATGACTCAGGTGCAAGAAAAAGCGCGGAACATTTGCCAAAGGATGCAAAGAATGCTAAAATACATAACTCATTCGGGATGGCTAAACCTGATCACAATGATCATGAGCCCAGGGACAGTGGCAGCAACACCCTCCCAAGATATATGCAAGCCACTGAATCTGCAAGGGCGAAGGTTCATGATATAATCTCTCTGAAATCAAGCCCAAATGTCCATGACAAAGATGACCACATGAAGAAGAGACACTCCCTACCTATTGGAGATGTGAAGCAGGATTCATCCCCACACATGCAGAGGTCAACACCACAAGCACAGCAGAATTTAAAGACGAACAGCACCCATTCTCCTCAGAACTCTGCTG AGAGGAGATGGCAAAGATGA
- the LOC120105886 gene encoding protein IQ-DOMAIN 32-like isoform X1 — MGRSSTISCFKFMTCSGDVAGGDNPASVESKASLDKGRWSFRKRSSRHSVISEPGLNTNIPETMTNNFDSGKDSPLPESPPILEEINEKPLLSAAVNSEVADTVYLSVPQSPPGLEQTNETPPIPAVIVPEVSDVLLAAEVTTTIDNNFQEDVVTVIQAAIRRYLAQKELERRKNLVKLQAAVRGHLVRRQAVGTLRCVQAIIKMQALVRARHAHRLEEKFAAGEKLDEKIQINSGMKSDTAYTSTEKLLSNAFARLLLELMPKTKPIHVSCDPLRSDSSWKWLERWMVVMSSEIGQQQEFNLDKDNQGEKEKTNFAASRAVNTVPHTVASISSDSKSSPSKSAIAIEGKGDLIKEDSAEYEVHISVSISNQSNSFVAKDDQEQSQHESKTSSMIEENNESAASIEGEVDIIYENSAEYQIDVPVSIPNQEISSVAKKDQEQSQCESETSGMIEENMKSGGFEETFDSTTSQVPAQSDATSQSLLDNNSTKPGVDMENQKCVIEGATFEPLETQGKKCALKSRKELSPAFAAVQSKFEELSSASSASRSVAYVNRGAGVQSKLIHPRVDSLTKTEEHSMIENSISHGPVENSASECGTEISASSTSDLPERSGVDDRGIALKVGVLQKGNCNLTDGADSALNNEIMNSDAKFSRTESDVLWPQILKESDKNLSSTDATVDSKQEDQLPAESTTSSIQIQVDNLKDTQICSLSPEGSPRSHVTAPESHITPSSQISAKTKTRKAENNIHAQKQRSQWARKNSSSVPKNDSGARKSAEHLPKDAKNAKIHNSFGMAKPDHNDHEPRDSGSNTLPRYMQATESARAKVHDIISLKSSPNVHDKDDHMKKRHSLPIGDVKQDSSPHMQRSTPQAQQNLKTNSTHSPQNSAERRWQR; from the exons ATGGGGAGATCTTCGACGATCTCGTGCTTCAAGTTTATGACGTGCAGCGGCGATGTAGCTGGCGGCGACAATCCCGCATCGGTGGAG AGCAAAGCATCGCTGGATAAAGGGAGGTGGAGTTTCCGAAAGAGATCCTCTAGGCACTCTGTGATCTCAGAACCTGGTTTGAACACGAATATACCAGAAACCATGACTAATAACTTCGACTCTGGAAAGGATTCACCTCTTCCGGAAAGCCCGCCCATACTAGAAGAGATAAATGAAAAACCCCTATTATCAGCTGCAGTTAATTCAGAAGTAGCTGACACAGTATATTTGTCTGTGCCACAAAGCCCCCCTGGGCTAGAACAGACAAATGAAACACCTCCAATACCAGCTGTAATTGTTCCAGAAGTATCTGATGTGCTGCTTGCTGCTGAAGTTACAACCACCATTGATAACAATTTCCAGGAAGATGTTGTTACCGTCATCCAGGCTGCTATCAGGAGATACTTG GCTCAAAAAGAACTTGAAAGACGTAAGAATCTTGTCAAGTTGCAAGCTGCTGTACGTGGTCATCTTGTCAGGAGACAAGCTGTGGGAACTTTGCGATGTGTACAAGCCATTATCAAAATGCAAGCACTTGTGCGGGCTCGCCATGCACATCGGCTAGAGGAGAAGTTTGCTGCAGGAGAGAAGCTTGATGAGAAAATCCAG ATTAATAGTGGCATGAAATCAGATACAGCATATACTTCAACTGAGAAATTACTTTCCAATGCATTTGCTCGTCTG CTTTTGGAGTTGATGCCCAAGACAAAACCTATTCATGTCAGTTGTGATCCTTTGAGATCTGATTCATCATGGAAATGGTTGGAGAGGTGGATGGTTGTGATGTCTTCAGAAATAGGGCAGCAGCAGGAGTTTAATTTAGATAAAGATAAtcagggggagaaagaaaagaccAACTTTGCTGCTTCCAGAGCAGTAAACACTGTTCCTCACACTGTCGCCTCTATATCATCAGATTCAAAGTCATCTCCTAGTAAATCAGCAATAGCAATTGAAGGTAAAGGAGATTTAATAAAGGAAGATTCTGCTGAATACGAAGTTCATATTTCTGTATCCATTTCAAATCAAAGCAACAGTTTCGTAGCAAAAGATGACCAAGAACAGTCGCAGCACGAGAGTAAGACTTCAAGCATGATTGAAGAGAATAATGAATCTGCAGCATCAATTGAAGGTGAAGTAGATATAATATATGAAAATTCTGCTGAATATCAAATTGATGTTCCTGTATCTATTCCAAATCAAGAAATCAGCTCTGTAGCAAAAAAAGACCAAGAGCAGTCCCAGTGTGAGAGTGAGACTTCAGGCATGATAGAAGAGAATATGAAAAGTGGGGGGTTCGAGGAGACTTTTGATTCTACCACAAGTCAAGTACCAGCACAATCAGATGCAACTTCACAGTCCTTACTTGATAACAATTCCACCAAGCCTGGAGTTGACATGGAAAACCAGAAGTGTGTCATTGAAGGGGCAACCTTTGAACCACTGGAGACTCAAGGGAAAAAGTGTGCATTGAAGTCAAGAAAGGAACTTAGTCCAGCATTTGCTGCTGTACAATCAAAATTTGAGGAACTGAGCTCAGCTTCTAGTGCAAGCAGGTCTGTCGCTTATGTTAATCGAGGTGCTGGAGTTCAATCTAAACTAATTCATCCTCGAGTTGATTCTCTGACAAAGACTGAGGAGCATAGCATGATAGAAAACTCAATATCTCATGGTCCGGTTGAGAATTCTGCTTCGGAATGTGGCACTGAGATATCTGCCTCTTCTACATCTGACTTGCCAGAAAGATCTGGAGTTGATGACAGGGGTATTGCACTTAAAGTTGGAGTTTTACAGAAAGGAAATTGTAATTTGACTGATGGTGCTGATAGTGCGTTAAATAATGAAATTATGAATTCTGACGCAAAATTTAGTCGCACTGAGTCAGATGTGTTATGGCCACAAATACTTAAGGAAAGTGATAAAAATTTGTCAAGTACTGATGCTACTGTTGATTCAAAACAGGAGGATCAACTGCCAGCAGAGTCAACAACATCAAGCATTCAGATTCAAGTTGACAATCTGAAAGATACACAAATTTGTAGTTTATCACCAGAGGGTTCTCCCAGAAGCCATGTAACTGCTCCAGAGTCGCATATAACACCATCCAGCCAGATCTCAGCAAAAACTAAAACAAGAAAGGCAGAAAACAATATCCATGCTCAAAAGCAGAGATCTCAGTGGGCACGCAAGAACTCGTCATCAGTTCCAAAGAATGACTCAGGTGCAAGAAAAAGCGCGGAACATTTGCCAAAGGATGCAAAGAATGCTAAAATACATAACTCATTCGGGATGGCTAAACCTGATCACAATGATCATGAGCCCAGGGACAGTGGCAGCAACACCCTCCCAAGATATATGCAAGCCACTGAATCTGCAAGGGCGAAGGTTCATGATATAATCTCTCTGAAATCAAGCCCAAATGTCCATGACAAAGATGACCACATGAAGAAGAGACACTCCCTACCTATTGGAGATGTGAAGCAGGATTCATCCCCACACATGCAGAGGTCAACACCACAAGCACAGCAGAATTTAAAGACGAACAGCACCCATTCTCCTCAGAACTCTGCTG AGAGGAGATGGCAAAGATGA
- the LOC103703867 gene encoding MAR-binding filament-like protein 1-1 isoform X4: MGGHENSRSSSSDRRQWQRIFGTLVEMLQSRQSQIETLADDRKFLERYIRIQNDRWASKACFLESHIAQMKEEERKGRRVQAAKLDLMVGIKEREALCYKIQHELAESDSEDFHACAETLSAEISELKEKMKGREVHNGRAGFSEADPVGNPKKDDRCNTALEDEIRKLKHAYKRLSSEKESEVSALLAEKEFVWNKFKDMEKDYTDLLKSKRIEVEQAEEAMEKLVRNLEKLQSSASEKDETISGLEAERARLELDLRRQTQEAKEAIAKLEQIQLDMEQLRTLAKERDETIAKLRSDLAKIEMDATKGTNTKSVFFKDLDSWRNSRNASVTPVESCVRSSRKRKLESARGDVSQKHKRATEDSAGSRISSTVNSHQMIPRTS; this comes from the exons ATGGGCGGCCACGAGAATTCGCGGTCCTCATCCTCCGACCGCCGCCAATGGCAGCGGATATTTGGGACCCTGGTGGAGATGCTGCAGTCCCGGCAGTCGCAGATCGAAACCCTAGCTGACGACCGCAAGTTCCTGGAGCGCTACATCCGCATACAGAACGACCGCTGGGCCTCCAAGGCCTGCTTCCTCGAATCCCACATCGCCCAG atgaaggaggaggagaggaagggtCGTCGGGTCCAGGCGGCCAAGTTGGATCTCATGGTCGGGATCAAGGAGAGAGAAGCTTTGTGCTACAAAATTCAACACG AACTTGCCGAGAGCGATTCAGAGGACTTCCACGCTTGTGCTGAGACTCTGAGTGCCGAAATCTCAGAGCTGAAG GAAAAAATGAAAGGCAGAGAAGTTCATAATGGAAGGGCTGGGTTTAGCGAGGCAGACCCTGTAGGAAATCCCAAGAAAGATGATCGTTGCAACACTGCCTTGGAAGATGAAATTCGGAAGCTAAAACATGCTTACAAAAGGCTTAGCTCAGAAAAGGAGTCTGAGGTCTCTGCCTTGTTGGCAGAGAAGGAATTTGTGTGGAACAAGTTCAAGGATATGGAAAAGGACTACACTGATCTCCTTAAGAGCAAAAGAATAGAAGTTGAAcaggctgaggaagccatggAGAAGCTTGTCCGTAATCTAGAGAAGTTGCAGTCATCAGCCAGTGAGAAGGATGAGACCATATCTGGATTAGAGGCTGAGCGGGCTAGGCTAGAATTGGATCTGAGACGGCAaacacaagaagccaaagaagctaTTGCAAAGCTAGAACAGATTCAGCTTGATATGGAGCAGCTGAGAACTTTGGCCAAGGAGAGGGATGAAACAATTGCAAAGTTAAGAAGCGACCTTGCAAAGATTGAGATGGATGCCACAAAAGGCACTAACACGAAATCTGTATTCTTTAAGGATTTGGATTCTTGGAGGAACTCAAGAAATGCATCAGTCACACCCGTAGAGAGTTGTGTAAGGAGTTCTCGGAAACGTAAATTGGAAAGTGCAAGAGGTGATGTAAGTCAAAAGCATAAACGTGCTACTGAAGATTCTGCTGGATCACGGATCTCCAGTACAGTTAAC AGCCATCAAATGATTCCTAGGACTTCATGA
- the LOC103703867 gene encoding MAR-binding filament-like protein 1-1 isoform X3, whose amino-acid sequence MGGHENSRSSSSDRRQWQRIFGTLVEMLQSRQSQIETLADDRKFLERYIRIQNDRWASKACFLESHIAQMKEEERKGRRVQAAKLDLMVGIKEREALCYKIQHELAESDSEDFHACAETLSAEISELKEKMKGREVHNGRAGFSEADPVGNPKKDDRCNTALEDEIRKLKHAYKRLSSEKESEVSALLAEKEFVWNKFKDMEKDYTDLLKSKRIEVEQAEEAMEKLVRNLEKLQSSASEKDETISGLEAERARLELDLRRQTQEAKEAIAKLEQIQLDMEQLRTLAKERDETIAKLRSDLAKIEMDATKGTNTKSVFFKDLDSWRNSRNASVTPVESCVRSSRKRKLESARGDVSQKHKRATEDSAGSRISSTVNESQSWLWVSPYSPGAQFV is encoded by the exons ATGGGCGGCCACGAGAATTCGCGGTCCTCATCCTCCGACCGCCGCCAATGGCAGCGGATATTTGGGACCCTGGTGGAGATGCTGCAGTCCCGGCAGTCGCAGATCGAAACCCTAGCTGACGACCGCAAGTTCCTGGAGCGCTACATCCGCATACAGAACGACCGCTGGGCCTCCAAGGCCTGCTTCCTCGAATCCCACATCGCCCAG atgaaggaggaggagaggaagggtCGTCGGGTCCAGGCGGCCAAGTTGGATCTCATGGTCGGGATCAAGGAGAGAGAAGCTTTGTGCTACAAAATTCAACACG AACTTGCCGAGAGCGATTCAGAGGACTTCCACGCTTGTGCTGAGACTCTGAGTGCCGAAATCTCAGAGCTGAAG GAAAAAATGAAAGGCAGAGAAGTTCATAATGGAAGGGCTGGGTTTAGCGAGGCAGACCCTGTAGGAAATCCCAAGAAAGATGATCGTTGCAACACTGCCTTGGAAGATGAAATTCGGAAGCTAAAACATGCTTACAAAAGGCTTAGCTCAGAAAAGGAGTCTGAGGTCTCTGCCTTGTTGGCAGAGAAGGAATTTGTGTGGAACAAGTTCAAGGATATGGAAAAGGACTACACTGATCTCCTTAAGAGCAAAAGAATAGAAGTTGAAcaggctgaggaagccatggAGAAGCTTGTCCGTAATCTAGAGAAGTTGCAGTCATCAGCCAGTGAGAAGGATGAGACCATATCTGGATTAGAGGCTGAGCGGGCTAGGCTAGAATTGGATCTGAGACGGCAaacacaagaagccaaagaagctaTTGCAAAGCTAGAACAGATTCAGCTTGATATGGAGCAGCTGAGAACTTTGGCCAAGGAGAGGGATGAAACAATTGCAAAGTTAAGAAGCGACCTTGCAAAGATTGAGATGGATGCCACAAAAGGCACTAACACGAAATCTGTATTCTTTAAGGATTTGGATTCTTGGAGGAACTCAAGAAATGCATCAGTCACACCCGTAGAGAGTTGTGTAAGGAGTTCTCGGAAACGTAAATTGGAAAGTGCAAGAGGTGATGTAAGTCAAAAGCATAAACGTGCTACTGAAGATTCTGCTGGATCACGGATCTCCAGTACAGTTAAC GAATCTCAAAGTTGGCTTTGGGTTTCACCATATTCACCAGGAGCACAATTTGTATAA
- the LOC103703867 gene encoding MAR-binding filament-like protein 1-1 isoform X1 codes for MGGHENSRSSSSDRRQWQRIFGTLVEMLQSRQSQIETLADDRKFLERYIRIQNDRWASKACFLESHIAQMKEEERKGRRVQAAKLDLMVGIKEREALCYKIQHELAESDSEDFHACAETLSAEISELKEKMKGREVHNGRAGFSEADPVGNPKKDDRCNTALEDEIRKLKHAYKRLSSEKESEVSALLAEKEFVWNKFKDMEKDYTDLLKSKRIEVEQAEEAMEKLVRNLEKLQSSASEKDETISGLEAERARLELDLRRQTQEAKEAIAKLEQIQLDMEQLRTLAKERDETIAKLRSDLAKIEMDATKGTNTKSVFFKDLDSWRNSRNASVTPVESCVRSSRKRKLESARGDVSQKHKRATEDSAGSRISSTVNMEMTMLFMLEADLTRLQLSPGSSAMFNRATNKDIFTSRQPKAVLC; via the exons ATGGGCGGCCACGAGAATTCGCGGTCCTCATCCTCCGACCGCCGCCAATGGCAGCGGATATTTGGGACCCTGGTGGAGATGCTGCAGTCCCGGCAGTCGCAGATCGAAACCCTAGCTGACGACCGCAAGTTCCTGGAGCGCTACATCCGCATACAGAACGACCGCTGGGCCTCCAAGGCCTGCTTCCTCGAATCCCACATCGCCCAG atgaaggaggaggagaggaagggtCGTCGGGTCCAGGCGGCCAAGTTGGATCTCATGGTCGGGATCAAGGAGAGAGAAGCTTTGTGCTACAAAATTCAACACG AACTTGCCGAGAGCGATTCAGAGGACTTCCACGCTTGTGCTGAGACTCTGAGTGCCGAAATCTCAGAGCTGAAG GAAAAAATGAAAGGCAGAGAAGTTCATAATGGAAGGGCTGGGTTTAGCGAGGCAGACCCTGTAGGAAATCCCAAGAAAGATGATCGTTGCAACACTGCCTTGGAAGATGAAATTCGGAAGCTAAAACATGCTTACAAAAGGCTTAGCTCAGAAAAGGAGTCTGAGGTCTCTGCCTTGTTGGCAGAGAAGGAATTTGTGTGGAACAAGTTCAAGGATATGGAAAAGGACTACACTGATCTCCTTAAGAGCAAAAGAATAGAAGTTGAAcaggctgaggaagccatggAGAAGCTTGTCCGTAATCTAGAGAAGTTGCAGTCATCAGCCAGTGAGAAGGATGAGACCATATCTGGATTAGAGGCTGAGCGGGCTAGGCTAGAATTGGATCTGAGACGGCAaacacaagaagccaaagaagctaTTGCAAAGCTAGAACAGATTCAGCTTGATATGGAGCAGCTGAGAACTTTGGCCAAGGAGAGGGATGAAACAATTGCAAAGTTAAGAAGCGACCTTGCAAAGATTGAGATGGATGCCACAAAAGGCACTAACACGAAATCTGTATTCTTTAAGGATTTGGATTCTTGGAGGAACTCAAGAAATGCATCAGTCACACCCGTAGAGAGTTGTGTAAGGAGTTCTCGGAAACGTAAATTGGAAAGTGCAAGAGGTGATGTAAGTCAAAAGCATAAACGTGCTACTGAAGATTCTGCTGGATCACGGATCTCCAGTACAGTTAAC ATGGAGATGACAATGTTATTTATGTTAGAGGCTGACCTAACAAGATTACAATTATCACCAGGGAGTTCGGCAATGTTCAATAGGGCGACAAACAAGGACATTTTCACCAGTAGACAGCCCAAGGCTGTTCTCTGCTAA
- the LOC103703867 gene encoding MAR-binding filament-like protein 1-1 isoform X2 yields MGGHENSRSSSSDRRQWQRIFGTLVEMLQSRQSQIETLADDRKFLERYIRIQNDRWASKACFLESHIAQMKEEERKGRRVQAAKLDLMVGIKEREALCYKIQHELAESDSEDFHACAETLSAEISELKEKMKGREVHNGRAGFSEADPVGNPKKDDRCNTALEDEIRKLKHAYKRLSSEKESEVSALLAEKEFVWNKFKDMEKDYTDLLKSKRIEVEQAEEAMEKLVRNLEKLQSSASEKDETISGLEAERARLELDLRRQTQEAKEAIAKLEQIQLDMEQLRTLAKERDETIAKLRSDLAKIEMDATKGTNTKSVFFKDLDSWRNSRNASVTPVESCVRSSRKRKLESARGDVSQKHKRATEDSAGSRISSTVNGVRQCSIGRQTRTFSPVDSPRLFSANFKVPKLKSFSTAVL; encoded by the exons ATGGGCGGCCACGAGAATTCGCGGTCCTCATCCTCCGACCGCCGCCAATGGCAGCGGATATTTGGGACCCTGGTGGAGATGCTGCAGTCCCGGCAGTCGCAGATCGAAACCCTAGCTGACGACCGCAAGTTCCTGGAGCGCTACATCCGCATACAGAACGACCGCTGGGCCTCCAAGGCCTGCTTCCTCGAATCCCACATCGCCCAG atgaaggaggaggagaggaagggtCGTCGGGTCCAGGCGGCCAAGTTGGATCTCATGGTCGGGATCAAGGAGAGAGAAGCTTTGTGCTACAAAATTCAACACG AACTTGCCGAGAGCGATTCAGAGGACTTCCACGCTTGTGCTGAGACTCTGAGTGCCGAAATCTCAGAGCTGAAG GAAAAAATGAAAGGCAGAGAAGTTCATAATGGAAGGGCTGGGTTTAGCGAGGCAGACCCTGTAGGAAATCCCAAGAAAGATGATCGTTGCAACACTGCCTTGGAAGATGAAATTCGGAAGCTAAAACATGCTTACAAAAGGCTTAGCTCAGAAAAGGAGTCTGAGGTCTCTGCCTTGTTGGCAGAGAAGGAATTTGTGTGGAACAAGTTCAAGGATATGGAAAAGGACTACACTGATCTCCTTAAGAGCAAAAGAATAGAAGTTGAAcaggctgaggaagccatggAGAAGCTTGTCCGTAATCTAGAGAAGTTGCAGTCATCAGCCAGTGAGAAGGATGAGACCATATCTGGATTAGAGGCTGAGCGGGCTAGGCTAGAATTGGATCTGAGACGGCAaacacaagaagccaaagaagctaTTGCAAAGCTAGAACAGATTCAGCTTGATATGGAGCAGCTGAGAACTTTGGCCAAGGAGAGGGATGAAACAATTGCAAAGTTAAGAAGCGACCTTGCAAAGATTGAGATGGATGCCACAAAAGGCACTAACACGAAATCTGTATTCTTTAAGGATTTGGATTCTTGGAGGAACTCAAGAAATGCATCAGTCACACCCGTAGAGAGTTGTGTAAGGAGTTCTCGGAAACGTAAATTGGAAAGTGCAAGAGGTGATGTAAGTCAAAAGCATAAACGTGCTACTGAAGATTCTGCTGGATCACGGATCTCCAGTACAGTTAAC GGAGTTCGGCAATGTTCAATAGGGCGACAAACAAGGACATTTTCACCAGTAGACAGCCCAAGGCTGTTCTCTGCTAATTTCAAGGTTCCAAAATTGAAGAGCTTCTCTACTGCAGTTCTGTAA